One window of Acidobacteriaceae bacterium genomic DNA carries:
- a CDS encoding sigma-54 dependent transcriptional regulator: protein MQTSFQDSMSDPVHIVVIDDHSGSLELISAALRREHLVIHTAPDPVAGIALVKRIRPRLVLTDLMMPTMSGIEVLQEIVRFDPTIDVILMTAHYTTETAVEAIRNGAADYLQKPVKIPLLRERIATLIASSQRRLNNAAHPEDFAFEGMIARSGLMWNLFAQIERIAPHYRSVLVHGPTGTGKDLVARAIHNQSGVKGKLVVVNCSAVTETLFESEMFGHVRGAFTGADRDKMGLIELASGGTLFLDEVGDMPPSAQAKLLRVIQNQEVLPVGSLTPRRVDVRVIAATHRNLRSAIATGAFREDLFYRLSMVELTVPSLAERREDIPLLAKHFTKQFSEQYGKSISGLTPKALLVLERHSWPGNVRELEHVIGRACILTANTQLDVTDLPELLTRSSGPSELTEDATFPLAAQEKRLLDEALKAARGNQSEAARSLGIGRDALRYKMKKFGFLE from the coding sequence ATGCAGACATCGTTCCAGGACTCGATGTCGGACCCGGTCCATATCGTCGTGATTGATGACCATTCGGGCAGCCTTGAGCTGATCTCGGCTGCGTTGCGCCGTGAACATCTGGTCATCCATACGGCACCAGACCCCGTTGCGGGTATTGCTCTCGTGAAGCGCATTCGCCCGCGACTGGTCCTCACGGACCTCATGATGCCGACTATGAGCGGCATCGAGGTCCTCCAGGAGATCGTCCGCTTCGATCCAACGATCGATGTAATCCTGATGACCGCGCATTACACCACTGAGACCGCGGTCGAAGCCATCCGCAATGGCGCCGCCGACTATTTGCAGAAGCCAGTTAAGATTCCTCTTCTTCGGGAACGGATCGCGACCTTGATAGCGTCCTCGCAACGGCGGCTGAATAACGCAGCGCATCCGGAGGATTTCGCATTCGAGGGCATGATCGCCCGGAGCGGGCTCATGTGGAACCTGTTCGCTCAGATCGAGCGCATTGCTCCCCACTACCGCTCCGTGCTGGTCCATGGCCCCACCGGAACGGGAAAGGACCTCGTTGCGCGGGCGATTCACAACCAGAGCGGGGTCAAAGGCAAACTCGTGGTCGTGAACTGCTCGGCAGTGACCGAGACGCTCTTTGAAAGCGAGATGTTCGGCCATGTACGTGGTGCTTTCACCGGTGCCGATCGGGACAAGATGGGGCTTATCGAGCTGGCAAGCGGTGGAACGCTATTTTTAGACGAGGTGGGCGACATGCCCCCGTCCGCACAGGCGAAGTTGTTGCGTGTGATTCAGAACCAGGAAGTTCTACCAGTCGGCTCGCTTACGCCCCGCCGTGTGGACGTGCGAGTAATCGCGGCGACGCACCGGAATCTGCGTTCCGCAATCGCGACAGGCGCCTTCCGTGAGGATCTTTTCTACCGGCTGTCCATGGTGGAACTGACCGTCCCGTCGCTTGCGGAACGGAGGGAGGACATCCCCTTGCTCGCGAAACACTTCACGAAGCAATTCTCTGAGCAATACGGCAAATCCATCTCCGGCCTTACTCCGAAGGCGCTGCTCGTGCTCGAGCGGCACTCCTGGCCCGGAAATGTGCGCGAGTTGGAACACGTCATCGGAAGGGCCTGCATCCTGACCGCCAATACGCAACTGGATGTCACGGATCTTCCCGAGCTTCTGACTCGATCGTCTGGACCCAGCGAACTCACCGAGGACGCCACTTTCCCTTTGGCAGCACAGGAGAAGCGTCTTTTAGACGAGGCGCTAAAGGCGGCACGTGGTAATCAGTCGGAAGCGGCGCGTTCTCTCGGAATCGGGCGCGACGCGCTGCGATACAAAATGAAAAAGTTCGGCTTCCTCGAGTAG
- a CDS encoding universal stress protein, which yields MPFPWNDQSLPAHFISPRQIVVASDLTEMQELLPHVSVQAKMCKADVTLVHVIRSSPIDSPEQTREEEMYARERLDQMKIGLEAEGVRCSSIVRKGLPAEVVGEEITRVHAGRLIIGTHGHGPCGQNMIGTVANALLLTATVPVFVIPPNPDQGPRHGHQARILHPVVPSGFYLEGMCFAAEIAHAYGAELTFLHVMPPSNATGHYAEVLETTTRHEVEDFIWPPDLHVRTRMEYGDPVQSILHFSASEDVDCIVMGIRHDFPWWSKQNSHTYQVIAQSRCPVLTFHDRILNPMHSALTRIVEATNSR from the coding sequence ATGCCGTTTCCGTGGAATGACCAGTCCCTTCCCGCTCATTTCATCTCTCCTCGCCAGATCGTCGTCGCTTCAGATTTGACGGAGATGCAGGAGTTGCTGCCGCATGTCTCGGTTCAGGCGAAGATGTGCAAAGCGGACGTAACTCTGGTGCATGTCATCCGGAGTTCGCCGATTGATTCGCCGGAGCAGACTCGGGAAGAAGAGATGTATGCCCGCGAGCGTCTGGACCAAATGAAGATCGGTCTTGAAGCTGAGGGTGTGCGATGCTCATCGATAGTAAGGAAAGGGCTGCCCGCTGAAGTGGTGGGAGAGGAGATCACCAGGGTACATGCCGGGCGTCTGATCATAGGGACCCACGGGCATGGACCTTGCGGCCAAAACATGATCGGAACCGTAGCAAATGCTCTGCTGCTTACAGCGACAGTGCCTGTATTCGTGATCCCGCCAAATCCGGACCAAGGGCCGAGACACGGCCACCAGGCTAGGATTCTCCACCCTGTCGTACCCTCAGGTTTTTACCTTGAGGGAATGTGCTTCGCCGCCGAAATAGCGCACGCGTATGGCGCAGAGCTAACGTTTCTCCACGTAATGCCACCCTCGAATGCCACAGGGCACTACGCAGAGGTACTTGAAACAACGACGCGCCATGAGGTCGAGGACTTCATCTGGCCGCCCGATCTGCACGTCCGAACGCGTATGGAATATGGTGACCCGGTTCAAAGCATTCTGCACTTCTCAGCCTCAGAGGATGTCGACTGCATCGTGATGGGAATCCGCCATGACTTCCCTTGGTGGTCTAAGCAGAACAGCCACACGTATCAAGTCATCGCACAATCGCGATGCCCGGTCCTGACTTTCCATGACCGGATCCTCAATCCTATGCATTCGGCATTGACGCGAATTGTAGAAGCCACCAACTCTCGATAA
- a CDS encoding response regulator: protein MLIADDSQSSRDLLRFILERSGCDVIEAQDGEQALALALEFTPDLFILDLNMPRLDGYSVAAELRKQPAFTQTPILALSAGVTQTDPARIKESGFSAFLSKPIPPAGLRNCISRLL, encoded by the coding sequence GTGCTCATTGCGGACGACTCGCAAAGCAGCCGTGATCTTCTCCGGTTCATCCTGGAGCGTAGCGGTTGTGATGTGATCGAGGCGCAGGACGGTGAACAAGCACTTGCATTAGCTCTGGAATTTACGCCCGACCTTTTCATCCTCGATCTGAACATGCCACGGCTCGACGGTTACTCCGTCGCCGCGGAGTTGCGCAAACAGCCGGCCTTTACGCAAACGCCAATTCTTGCGCTAAGTGCCGGTGTTACCCAAACCGACCCTGCGCGAATCAAGGAGTCCGGATTTTCGGCCTTCTTATCGAAGCCCATTCCGCCGGCGGGACTGCGCAATTGCATTTCGAGGCTTCTCTAG
- a CDS encoding polysaccharide deacetylase family protein encodes MRWRVYLSGFDLIVILCICGLVARAQKGIPILTYHRFDSKTPASSTVTTAAFLSQLDTLETNGYTVVPLETVTDILLGSAQAPVDPIAAITVDDGHSSVYTVLFPIIKQRRIPITLFIYPSAISNASYALTWDQIREMLASGLVDVQSHTYWHPDFRKEKVRRSTGDYAAFVDTQLSR; translated from the coding sequence ATGCGCTGGCGCGTTTACCTGAGTGGATTTGATCTTATCGTGATTCTTTGCATCTGCGGTTTGGTGGCTCGAGCACAGAAGGGCATTCCAATCCTGACGTATCACCGCTTCGATTCCAAAACGCCCGCGTCAAGCACCGTGACGACCGCAGCATTTCTGTCTCAGCTCGACACATTGGAGACTAATGGATATACCGTCGTTCCACTCGAAACGGTAACGGACATTCTTCTGGGAAGCGCGCAGGCACCTGTAGACCCTATAGCAGCAATCACCGTGGATGACGGTCATTCCTCGGTATATACGGTCCTTTTCCCAATCATCAAGCAGCGGCGAATTCCTATCACTCTCTTCATCTATCCGTCGGCGATCTCGAATGCCTCTTATGCTCTTACGTGGGATCAGATCCGGGAAATGCTTGCGTCTGGACTGGTGGACGTCCAATCCCACACCTATTGGCATCCCGATTTCCGCAAAGAAAAGGTCCGCCGAAGTACCGGAGACTATGCGGCGTTCGTGGACACGCAGCTCTCGCGTTGA
- a CDS encoding alkaline phosphatase family protein, with the protein MGRKPTGPGLWERPHTKGYTWTTYPERLEAAGVTWKLYQGGTGEPGTPTDNYTDNSLEFFSAFHPEEGADPDGPLMQKGVTDHTLKDLRDDVLAGRLAQVNWIVAPYKYCEHPEASPTDGAYYIHKVLEALTADPQVWSRTVLFLNYDENDGLFDHVIPPMPPASNGLGAQGMVSSDLAESLPDEFIDLDLYPNEEHPLIPGHIDRGLQPIGLGPRVPMIIASPWTRGGWVCSETFDHTSVLRFLEVRFGVHEPNITAWRRSVCGDLTSAFDFSNAADPFPVSLSIPTRAVSKQKPYRVPAKQSIPVQETGDRPARALPYQFIVNGRSDGKQFWIHFENQGKAAAAFQVQDRVRFESAPRRYAVSSGTHLSDSWQPATRASDYDLIVYGPNGFLRQFRGSASDDALEVEISYVAGQPALELSINNHDKASLLLTATEAYSGSNRKFSIPPGGTQQIWDAAESHGWYDLSLSTEDQFLRRFAGHIETGQPSVSDPALSAAFLPFAGMAVD; encoded by the coding sequence ATGGGACGGAAGCCGACCGGTCCAGGGCTATGGGAGCGTCCGCATACAAAGGGATATACGTGGACGACCTATCCTGAGCGACTGGAGGCTGCCGGTGTCACTTGGAAGCTCTACCAGGGCGGTACAGGCGAACCGGGTACCCCAACAGACAACTACACGGATAATTCTCTCGAGTTTTTTTCTGCATTTCATCCGGAGGAGGGGGCTGATCCCGATGGTCCACTGATGCAGAAGGGAGTCACGGACCACACACTGAAGGATCTGCGTGACGATGTGCTCGCCGGCCGGCTTGCGCAGGTAAATTGGATCGTTGCTCCGTATAAATATTGCGAACATCCAGAGGCTTCACCGACTGACGGTGCTTACTACATTCACAAGGTGTTGGAAGCCCTGACTGCGGATCCGCAAGTCTGGAGCCGCACGGTGCTCTTTCTTAACTATGACGAAAACGATGGGCTCTTCGACCATGTGATTCCGCCCATGCCTCCGGCGAGCAACGGCCTGGGCGCACAAGGCATGGTGTCGAGCGATCTTGCAGAAAGCCTGCCGGATGAATTTATCGACCTCGATCTTTATCCGAATGAAGAGCACCCTTTGATTCCTGGGCACATCGATCGCGGTTTACAGCCGATTGGTCTTGGACCTCGCGTGCCGATGATTATCGCTTCGCCATGGACGCGAGGGGGCTGGGTATGTTCGGAAACTTTTGATCACACCTCCGTTCTGCGATTCCTTGAGGTGCGTTTCGGCGTTCACGAGCCAAACATCACAGCATGGCGACGCTCGGTTTGTGGCGATCTAACCTCTGCCTTCGATTTCAGCAACGCCGCCGACCCTTTTCCTGTGTCCCTCTCCATTCCGACCCGAGCGGTCTCGAAGCAGAAGCCGTACCGTGTGCCGGCCAAGCAATCGATTCCGGTTCAGGAGACAGGGGACCGTCCTGCTCGCGCGCTGCCGTATCAGTTCATCGTCAATGGGCGCAGTGATGGAAAGCAGTTCTGGATTCACTTCGAAAATCAGGGTAAGGCGGCCGCGGCTTTTCAGGTACAGGATCGCGTTCGCTTCGAATCAGCTCCTCGTCGTTACGCGGTTTCTTCGGGGACGCATCTTTCCGATAGCTGGCAACCGGCCACACGGGCCTCGGACTATGACCTCATCGTGTATGGGCCGAATGGATTTCTTCGACAATTCCGCGGCAGCGCTTCGGACGATGCTCTTGAGGTTGAGATCAGCTACGTTGCTGGACAGCCGGCCTTGGAACTTTCGATTAATAATCACGATAAGGCTTCGTTGTTGCTTACCGCTACAGAAGCCTATAGCGGAAGCAACCGCAAGTTTTCGATACCTCCGGGGGGAACGCAGCAGATATGGGATGCAGCGGAAAGCCATGGTTGGTATGACCTGAGCCTCAGCACGGAAGATCAGTTCTTGCGCAGATTCGCTGGACATATTGAGACCGGCCAACCGAGCGTAAGCGATCCCGCGTTGTCTGCTGCTTTCTTACCGTTCGCGGGTATGGCCGTCGATTGA
- a CDS encoding universal stress protein yields the protein MAKLLVAIDFSQQTPRTLEAAVTIAKAFGSELILVNGATPQVYGTGVEPVPIETFEVALDIAKGMMTELVDNCGDLTTIKHREIVTYCYPADLIEQIVKDEKVDLVVAGSHGPAGMERLALGSIAQSILQRIPCPTLIVGPHCTAVHHPFRSILLATDLERTGLRAAQYASGLAERFHGKLTLLHVVEPKSMPDERRPVLAEEEILRSLRSLLPSDLAIYSSGELRIEHGKAGQMITQVAQSVCPSLLVMGIREGAMLSDHAPWSTLAHVIREARCPVLVVRRRLQ from the coding sequence GTGGCGAAGCTCCTGGTGGCGATCGATTTCTCTCAACAAACCCCGCGCACATTGGAAGCTGCGGTGACAATCGCAAAAGCCTTCGGCTCAGAGTTGATCCTTGTCAACGGCGCGACGCCCCAGGTCTACGGAACCGGCGTTGAACCCGTTCCCATCGAGACCTTCGAGGTCGCGCTGGATATCGCAAAGGGAATGATGACGGAACTCGTCGATAACTGCGGTGATCTGACAACCATCAAACATCGGGAGATCGTTACCTACTGCTATCCAGCTGACTTGATCGAGCAGATCGTCAAGGACGAAAAGGTGGACCTCGTCGTTGCCGGCTCTCATGGCCCCGCTGGCATGGAGCGCCTGGCATTAGGATCGATCGCCCAGTCAATCCTGCAGCGCATCCCGTGTCCCACGCTGATTGTCGGCCCGCATTGCACCGCGGTCCACCATCCCTTCCGCTCGATCCTGCTGGCTACTGATCTGGAGCGGACTGGACTCCGGGCCGCCCAGTATGCCTCCGGGCTCGCCGAGCGATTCCACGGAAAGCTCACGTTGCTTCATGTGGTTGAGCCCAAAAGCATGCCAGATGAGCGGCGGCCTGTATTGGCCGAAGAGGAAATACTGCGAAGCCTAAGAAGCCTGCTGCCATCCGATCTCGCGATCTATTCGTCCGGAGAATTGCGCATCGAGCACGGCAAGGCTGGTCAGATGATCACCCAGGTTGCCCAGTCTGTTTGCCCGAGCCTACTCGTGATGGGTATCCGCGAGGGGGCGATGCTGTCCGATCACGCTCCGTGGTCAACACTCGCTCATGTGATTCGGGAGGCGCGCTGCCCTGTTCTCGTAGTTCGGCGAAGGTTGCAGTGA
- a CDS encoding Crp/Fnr family transcriptional regulator: MIACLIPNCNGCPIRQAHAFCNLPEEAQEFLEANSISMEYPRGAVFFREGDRSTAIYTLCSGRVKVSTSSREGRVMILRLAGAGSVLGMSAAFSEEPYETTVEALEPCHVRVLRTSALTVLLRDYSQVAVAMARILAGEYKAAFEEARRIALPASPAGRIACLLLDWLASEKGARKADTITMTLTHDELASMTATTRETVTRTLSRFKKDGVIKTHGVAFTVLQPAVLHELAAC, from the coding sequence ATGATCGCCTGCCTCATCCCGAACTGCAATGGCTGCCCGATTCGTCAAGCGCATGCTTTCTGCAACCTGCCCGAAGAGGCGCAGGAGTTTCTGGAAGCGAACTCGATTTCGATGGAATATCCTCGCGGCGCGGTGTTCTTCCGAGAGGGAGATCGTTCCACTGCGATCTATACGCTATGCTCTGGCCGGGTGAAGGTGTCGACCAGTTCACGGGAAGGGCGTGTGATGATTCTTCGCCTAGCCGGCGCTGGTTCTGTTCTGGGGATGAGCGCCGCATTTTCCGAAGAGCCGTACGAAACGACAGTAGAGGCTCTAGAGCCTTGCCATGTACGCGTGCTTCGCACATCTGCGCTGACGGTCCTGCTGCGTGACTATTCTCAGGTTGCCGTGGCGATGGCGCGAATCCTTGCAGGCGAGTACAAAGCTGCATTTGAGGAAGCGCGGCGCATCGCGTTGCCTGCCAGCCCCGCGGGTCGTATCGCCTGCCTGCTGCTGGATTGGCTTGCCTCTGAGAAAGGGGCACGTAAGGCCGACACCATCACGATGACTCTTACGCATGATGAACTTGCTTCAATGACGGCAACGACACGGGAAACTGTCACACGCACCCTCAGCCGCTTCAAGAAGGACGGCGTGATCAAGACGCACGGTGTGGCATTTACAGTGCTACAACCGGCGGTCCTGCACGAACTCGCTGCTTGCTGA
- a CDS encoding PAS domain S-box protein, which translates to MGTETSGAERWLAAIVESSDDAIIGESLEGVVTSWNRGAERIFGYTAEEAAGRSISSLIWPGNEQGDEDLLRRVVRGERVDHIETVRRHKNGTKVLVSLSMSPILDSSGKLIGIAKIARDITSRVAMEQSILASSNRVRLLTEQEAEARAASLANQRFRQLIEDAPDGIVQVDGAGMIIVSNRAAERLFGYSHDELIGRSVDVLVPDAYRARHAEYRANFVKANVARPMGIGLDLRARRKDGSEFPVEVSLSPVTSEAGVRVTAVIRDVTERRRVEEQVRSLQESYMAELKDRQREAERLNHLKNEFLASVSHELRTPLHTILGFTDLLGEELEGTLNETQRAFVRHIHRDSEHLLGLINDVLDLSRIESGGLRLHTESLSVREAILEAVSGIKPHADAKPVEVRADDPGDLRVIADSVRLRQILYNLLSNAVKFTAVGGSVTVGAEGNGTAVRVTVTDTGIGMSQEEQAQIFDRFYQVSSKTGGTGLGLAICKQLVEIQGGSISVESTLGAGSKFHFELPRA; encoded by the coding sequence ATGGGTACGGAGACTTCAGGCGCCGAGCGTTGGCTTGCGGCGATCGTCGAGTCCTCCGATGACGCGATCATCGGCGAGTCGCTCGAAGGGGTGGTAACGAGTTGGAATCGGGGAGCGGAGCGAATCTTCGGCTATACGGCTGAAGAAGCAGCGGGAAGATCAATTTCATCGCTCATCTGGCCCGGGAATGAACAGGGAGACGAGGACCTCCTCCGGCGCGTCGTCCGTGGCGAGCGTGTCGACCACATCGAGACCGTCCGGAGGCACAAAAATGGCACAAAGGTTCTGGTGTCTCTCAGCATGTCTCCAATCCTTGATTCGAGCGGAAAGCTGATCGGCATCGCGAAGATCGCGCGAGACATCACGAGCCGTGTGGCCATGGAGCAGTCCATACTCGCGAGCAGCAATCGAGTTCGATTGCTCACCGAACAAGAAGCGGAGGCGCGCGCAGCAAGCCTCGCAAACCAGCGTTTTCGCCAGCTGATTGAAGACGCTCCGGACGGGATCGTTCAGGTCGATGGTGCGGGCATGATTATCGTGAGCAATCGCGCAGCCGAAAGGCTTTTTGGATACAGCCATGACGAATTAATTGGCCGAAGTGTCGATGTTCTCGTGCCAGACGCCTATCGGGCGCGCCATGCCGAGTATCGTGCAAACTTTGTGAAAGCAAATGTTGCGCGGCCCATGGGTATCGGCCTCGATCTCCGTGCGCGCCGAAAAGACGGCAGCGAGTTCCCTGTCGAGGTTAGCCTGAGCCCTGTTACAAGCGAAGCAGGTGTTCGCGTCACAGCCGTGATCCGCGATGTGACCGAGCGCAGGCGAGTGGAGGAACAGGTTCGAAGTTTGCAGGAAAGCTACATGGCTGAACTTAAGGATCGCCAGAGAGAGGCAGAACGGCTGAACCATTTGAAGAATGAATTCCTGGCCAGCGTCAGTCATGAGCTTCGCACTCCATTGCATACGATCCTCGGTTTCACGGACCTGTTAGGCGAAGAGCTGGAAGGCACGCTGAACGAGACACAAAGAGCGTTTGTTCGACATATCCATCGGGATTCGGAGCACCTTCTCGGCCTCATCAATGACGTGCTCGATCTTAGCCGGATTGAAAGTGGAGGACTGAGGCTCCACACGGAGAGTCTGTCCGTGCGTGAGGCGATTCTAGAGGCCGTCAGCGGAATCAAACCGCATGCCGATGCAAAACCGGTAGAAGTGCGTGCAGATGATCCGGGTGATCTTCGGGTCATTGCAGATTCCGTCCGACTGCGGCAGATCCTCTATAACCTGCTGAGCAATGCTGTAAAGTTCACCGCCGTTGGCGGCAGTGTGACTGTTGGTGCCGAAGGTAATGGAACTGCAGTCCGGGTTACTGTTACTGACACAGGAATTGGCATGTCTCAGGAAGAGCAGGCGCAGATTTTTGACCGGTTTTATCAGGTAAGCAGCAAAACGGGAGGTACCGGGCTGGGGCTCGCGATTTGCAAACAGCTTGTGGAGATACAGGGTGGATCGATCTCGGTTGAATCCACACTCGGGGCGGGCAGTAAATTTCATTTCGAACTTCCCAGGGCCTAA